The Thermasporomyces composti region ACGCCGAAACCGCATGCCGCACCGCCTCCGGCACTACAGTTCCGGCATGCTCATTCGGCCAGTACGCGCTGAGGACGCGGCCAGTCTGCGACGGAACTGCTTCAGCGCGATGAGCCTCGAGGACATCGCTTCGTTGATCGAGGACTCAGCTGACGCGATGGAGCGCGGGGAAGGCGTCATGCTCGTCGCGGTCGACGGCGAGAAGGAAGCCGTGGGCACGTGCAGCGTGAGTCGCCTGGGGCATCGCCTGTGTCGGCATCGGGCCGAGATCAGCGGGTTCGTCGTCGCTCCTCTGTCGCGAGGGACCGGGCTCGCGCGCCAGATCGTCGAGGCGGCTCGTCGGCAGGCCGCGAGCTGGGGCTGCACGATCCTCGAGATCAGCTGTCGGGGCGGCACGCACGCTGAGCGTGCCTACCGTGGGCTCGGCTTCACCGAGTGGGGCAGGCTCCCGGGCGGCTTCCACGACGACGGCGACCTGGTCTTCGACGACGTACGGCTGTGGATGCCGATCCCTCAAG contains the following coding sequences:
- a CDS encoding GNAT family N-acetyltransferase — protein: MLIRPVRAEDAASLRRNCFSAMSLEDIASLIEDSADAMERGEGVMLVAVDGEKEAVGTCSVSRLGHRLCRHRAEISGFVVAPLSRGTGLARQIVEAARRQAASWGCTILEISCRGGTHAERAYRGLGFTEWGRLPGGFHDDGDLVFDDVRLWMPIPQDAR